The following is a genomic window from Paenibacillus thiaminolyticus.
CCCTGACCATTGCAAACTTCTGCTCCTGCGGCAGCGCCTGACCCAAGGACAGAAGTTCTTGAATGAGCAAGTCGCTATGGCTTGCATTCAATAGATCACAGCGTCGTCTGCCGGCTGCCCGCACACTGGGTCTGGCAGTTAGACGCTAATTTTTTTGCCTCTAACTGCACAGAAAGAGAAGGCCCATGCTGCAGGAGCAAAGGCCTTGGAATAGCGTGAATTTGACGAGGGTTTAGGCTTGCTGCATATGGCTGCGGCCCTTGACCCAGACTTGCCGGATATTCAGATCGCCGTCAGTCCAGACAAGATCGGCTTGCTTGCCGACTTCGATGCTGCCGGTCACGTCATCGATGCGGAGTTGCTTCGCCGGATTGATGCTGGCCAGACGGGACGCTTCCACGAGGGACAGGCCTACCTGCTCGATGACGAAGCGGACAGCGCCGATCATCGTCAGGGTGCTGCCTGCCAGCGAATTGCCTTCCGTCAGCCGGGCTACTCCGTCCAGCACGGTAACTGGAAGGCCGCCCAGCTCGTAAGCTCCGTTCGGCATGCCCGCCGCGGACATCGCGTCCGTGATGAGCACGAGCTTGCCCGGCGCTTTGGAGCGGGCGAGGAGCTTGATGCATGCGGGATGTACGTGATGGCCGTCCGCAATGACCTCAGCCGCAATCCGATCGTCGGTCAGGACCGCCCCGGCGACGCCCGGATTGCGGTGATGAACCGGCGACATCGCGTTGAAGGTGTGCACTGCCTGGTTCAGGCCGGCATTGACCGCCTCGGTCACCTGCTCGAACGTCGCGTCGGTATGGGCGGCCGCCACATTGATGCCGTGAGCCCGCGACCAGCGAATCGCTTCGATCGCATGCTGCCGCTCCGGAGCGAGGCTCAACTGCTTCATGACGCCCGGATGGTTCTTCTCCCATGCTTCCAGCCACTCGATTTGCGGATCAAGCATATAGGCTTCGTTCTGCGCTCCTTTGTACTTCGGATTGACGAACGGTCCTTCGAGGTGAAGGCCCGTCAGCTGCGCATAAGGCATATCCTGCTTCATATAGGCGTCTACGGCAGCGACGACTGTGTCCAGCGCTTCGCGGGACTGCGTCATAGACGTGGCGAGCATCGCCGTCGTGCCATGCTCCATATGGAAGCGTGTGATCGTATCATAGGCTTCCGCGGTCGCGTCCATGAAGTCGGCGCCGAAGCCGCCGTGGACGTGCACATCGATGAAGCCGGGCAGCACATATCCGCCTTCGGCATCGATGGCCTCGTCAAGCCATATGCGTTCCTTATCCGACAATTGTCCCGATGTGCCGATGAAGGCAATGCGCCCTTCCTCCACGCGGACGACGCCATCCGCCAGGATGCCGTTCGGCGTCACGACGTTAGCTTGCTTCACCGTAAATGTTGACTTACTCATGGAAATGTTTTGCCGCCTCCTTGTCGAGTAATACGACGACGTTCGGGTGAGTCTGAAGAAGAGAAGCCGGGAGATCCGTCGTAATCGGGCCGGTCAGCGCGCGGTGAACGATATCCGCCTTATCCGCGCCGCGGACGACGAGCATGATCATTTTCGCCTTCAGGATGGAGCCGACGCCCATCGTAATCGCCTGCGTAGGCACTTCGTCAATCGATTTGAAAAAGCGCTTGTTCGCCTGGCGCGTCTCTTCTTTTAGCGTGACGACATGCGTGCCGCTCTGCAGGTGGCGGTCCGGCTCGTTGAAGCCGATATGCCCGTTATGGCCCAGGCCCAGCAGCTGGAGGTCGATGGAAGCGTCGAAGAGCTTTTGGTCGTAGCGCTTGCTCTCTGCCTCCAGATCGGCCGCGTTGCCGTCGGGCACATGCGTATTCTCTTGATCAATGTCAATGTGATCAAATAATTGCTTGTTCATGAACGTGCGGTAGGTCTCCGAATGATCGGAAGGCAGACCGACATATTCATCCAGATTGTACGAGGTGACCTGCTTGAAGCTGACATATCCTTTCCCGCAGAGCCGGATCAGCTCCTGGTAGATACCGATCGGGGTGCTTCCCGTAGCCAGCCCGAGCACGGCATGAGGCTTCGTCTGCACGAGGCTGGCAATAATGCTGGCCCCGTTCTGGTTCAATTCTTCATTGGTCTCGAACGTCAAAATATTCATTGTGTTGGTGTTACCTCCCTTTAGCTTTACGATACTTCCGTACCATCCGGTACGAGTGTTCCAGCATCGGAATACGCTCGTGGAACTCCTCACTCGTCATCCCCGCGAACAGGATATCGATGATATGCAGCTGCGCAATGCGCGATGCCATATCGCCGCGCCGGATGCCCTCCTCGAGCGAGGAAGCGAACAGTCGAATGTCTGCCAACGAGGCAAGACGGTTCGGTCCGACCTTCGTCAAGGAAATGGTGGTCGCTCCCTGTTCCTTCGCGCACAGCAGCGCCTCGATCGTCTCCGGCGTCTCGCCGGAATAGGAGATGGCGAAGGCTACATCCCCCGGACCGAGCCGGGAAGCCGATGTAATCTGCATATGCGGGTCGGAGAAGCAGGATGCCTGCTTGCCGATGCGAATGAGCTTCTGATAAAAATCCAACGCCACGATTCCGGAAGTGGCCATGCCGTAAAGATCGGTTTGCCGCGCGTGAAGAAGCGCATGCAGGGCCTGCTCCAACGTCTCCAGATCCAACAATCCGGTCGTATCGGAGATCGAGCGGATATGGTTGGTCTCGATAGCGGCAATGATGTCTGGCAGCGGGTTGCCTGCAATGATGTCTTGGTAAGTGAGCGGAACGCTCTGTTGGGCCAGGTCGGCAGCGAGCTTCGTCTTGAAATCGGGATATCCCCGGAAGAGGAGCGATTTGCAGAATCTCGTTACCGTCGCGGGCGAGGTGCCTGACTGTTCGGCGAGGTCCGTAATGCCCATCGTCACTACATTTCCCGGAAATTGCAAAATGTAATCGGCAACCTTCCGCTCCTGCGGGTGATATTCTTCGAATTTTTGCCGGATCGCCTGCAATATTGTGGACAAACCAATCATCCTTTTACGGTCAGATAGAATGAAAAAAATTTTGATAGATTTATACTTTAACATGAAAATTATTTCACTATTATCATAGTCAATTGGCAAGGAGAATACAAGGCGAACGGAAGGAAATACACAAATATATCGGTTTTTGCTTAGGTTCGGAACGGGGGTTCGTACAATGGCGTTCCATCGCCTCCAGAAGAGGATGAAAGAAAGAGCGGAAGACTTGATCTTCCGCTCCGTCCGGCCAGTTGGCAGGAGGACCAGTTTCCTCAGGATTCGGTGGACAGCTGGCGCTGATCCCGGAATTGGCGCGGGGATAATCCCATCCGATTTTTGAAGGTTCGGTAAAAATAGGTGTAGCTCTGAAAGCCGCACATCTCGGCAATCTGCTCCAGCGGCATGTAGCCGTGCAGTATTCGTTCGCAGGCGAGCGTAATCCGGACCTGGATCGCATAATCCATAATCGATTGCTGGAAGGTCTCTTTGAACACATGGGATGCCCGCGAGACGCTCAGTTGAACTGAATCGGCGGCATCCTGGAGCGAGAATGGCTCCGTCGCATGCACTTCGACATATTGCTTGATGCTGTGGGCCAACTGGGCCGTCCGGTTCATATTCAGGAAAGACGGATGCGTCCGTTCCGTCAGCGTCCGCCCGAGTATGCCGAAGAAAGCGAAGGTGAGATGCTTGACAATATCGTTCACCTTAATCGAACCGAAGAGGCGCTGCTCCTGCATAATCTCGCGCCAGAGCGACAACAGATGGTCGTCGATTCCGATCGCGGACTTGCCGGGGCGCTCTTGCTTCGCCCACCATTGGTTGACCCAGGGGCCGTTAAGAATCATGTAATAATCCAGACTGTGCACTTTGCGAAGCGGATCGGATACGTTCGGATTGCGGTAGCCAATCTTCAGATCATAATACCCGCCCGGGGCGAGCATCAGGAGATCGCCGGGCTTCAACTCCTGATACCCTCCGTCCAGCCAGGCGTGGCCGCTGCCCTCCAGCTGGATCCGGACCAGGTAGTGCTTCAGATCGGGAATGACGAGCGTCATCGCTTTGCTGTGCCGGGCATGTCCGGCGAACAGCAAGGAGATGTCCTGCCGCGGTTCACTGGACTGAGACATGTAAATCCCCCTGTTATTCTTGTTCTCATATACCTCGATTATATCAGACAATAGCAAGATTGTTCATGTAAAAATGATATCCTTCATTCACAGTCCGGGTACAATGTGGCACAATGAATGAAGTCCGATGTAAACCTTTTCAGAGGAGTGCTCGGCGAATACAATAAGGCAGCCTGTCCAATATTCAATTTAAAAGAGGTGCTTGGTCCATGAAAATCGGAGTGCAGCTTTATACGGTGAGAGACGAGACCGAAAAGAACTTCATCGGCACGCTGGAAAAGATCGCGGAAATGGGCTACGAAGGCGTAGAATTTGCCGGCTACGGCGGATTGAAGCCGCAAGAACTGGAGGACGCGCTCAAGCGTCTGAATCTTGCTGCCGCAGGTTCCCATGTCAGCATCGAGCAGCTTGTCGATCACCTCGACGAGCAGATTGAGATGAACACGGCGATCGGCAACCGGTACATTGCGTGCCCGTGGCTTCCGGAATCGCGGTACAACTCTCTCGAAGCCTTGCTGCATACGGCAGAGCAACTGGCGAATGCATCCGACCGGCTTGCTGAGCATGGAATTAAGCTTGGCTATCATAACCATGATTTCGAATTTACGAGAAAGCTCGGAGAAGATACGGTATTCGATACATTGTTCCGGCTCGTACCCGCAGGGAAGCTCTTCACGGAGCTCGATGTCTGCTGGGTGCAGTATGCCGGGCATGACCCGCTTAACGTCATCGCAAGCTACAAGGGACGAATTCCGTTAGTCCATTACAAAGATCTGCGGCGCGACGAGCATGGGCGCCCGCTTACCGTCGAGCTGGGAGAAGGCGAGCTCGATCTTGTCTCCATTGCCCGTGCGTCGAAGGAAGCCGGTGCGGAGTGGCTCATTGTCGAGCAGGATGAATGCCAGCGTCCAAGCCTGGAGAGCATACGCAACAGCAGACAATGGATCAAGGCCAATCTGGACCAATAAGACTGCCGACTACCATCGGCTTATAAAAATAGTAATACCAACCAGTTAATTATACCGAACATGCCTATAGGAGGAAAATGAATATGTCTAACATCTACAAGATCGCAATTATCGGCTGCGGGGGAATCGCGAACGGCAAGCATATGCCAAGCCTCAAGAAGCTGGACAACGTGCAAATGGTCGCATTCTGCGATATTATCCCGGAGCGTGCGGAAGAAGCCAAGGCGAAATACGGCATGGAAGACGCGAAAGTATACAGCGACTATAAGGAGCTGCTGAAGGACGGCAGCATCGATATCGTTCACGTCTGTACGCCGAACGACTCCCATGCGGAGATTACGATTGCCGCCCTGGAGAGCGGCAAGCATGTCATGAGCGAGAAGCCGATGGCGAAGACGGCAGTGGATGCGCGTCGCATGGTAGAGGCCGCGAAGCGCACAGGCAAGAAGCTGACCGTCGGGTATAACAACCGCTTCCGCTCGGACAGCCAATATTTGAAGCAGCTGTGCGAGGACGGAACGTTGGGCGACATTTATTATGCCAAGGCTCATGCGCTCCGCCGCCGCGCCGTTCCAACCTGGGGCGTGTTCTTGGATGAAGAGAAGCAAGGCGGAGGCCCGCTTATCGATATCGGCACGCATGCGCTTGATTTGACGTTGTGGATGATGAACAACTACGAGCCTAAGATCGTGCTCGGATCTTCCTTCCATAAGCTCGGCAGCCGTCCGAACGCGGCAAACGCATGGGGATCCTGGGATCCCGAGAAATTCAAGGTCGAAGATTCCGCCTTCGGCATGATCGTCATGAAAAATGGCGCAACGATCGTACTGGAGTCGAGCTGGGCGCTGAACGTGGCGCAGTCTGGAGAAGCGAAGTGTACGCTGTGCGGTACCGAGGCGGGTGCCGACATGTGGAATGGCCTCAACATCAACGGAGAGAAATACGGCCGCCTGTATGACCAGAAGATTGAATTGACCGCCGGCGGCGTCGACTTCTATGACGGTGAGGCCGAGAACGCTCCTGACCTGGAGATGCGTCTCTGGATCGAAGCGATCGAGCAGGACAAGGAGCCTGTCGTTACGCCGGAGCAGGCTTGCGTCGTCTCGGAAATTTTGGAGGCCATTTACGAATCGTCCCGTACGGGCAAAGCCATCTACTTCGATTAAGCCATTAAGCCATAGATTAGACAGCGAAAACATTTATGAGGAAGCAGCATAACTGAGGGAGGCAGCGACGTGAAATTAGGCGTATTTTTGGTACTGTATGGACAACTGTCATTGGAAGAGGCGCTCGATACGGTAGCGGCCAAAGGAGTCGAGGCGGTAGAGATCGGAACAGGCGGCTACCCGGGCAACAAGCATTGCAATCCGCATGAGCTTCTGGCTGACGAGGCCAAGCAGCGGGCATTCAAGGAAGCGGTCGAGTCCCGGGGCTTAATCATCAGCGCATTGAGCTGCCACGGCAACCCGCTCCATCCGCAGAAGGATATCGCCAAGGCATTCCATGATGATTTCATGGCGACGATTGATCTGGCAGCGAAGCTGGGCGTGCCGGTCGTCAACGGCTTCTCCGGGTGTCCGGGAGATCACGAGGGCGCGAAGTACCCGAACTGGCCTGTAGCGCCATGGCCGAACGATTATCAGGAGATTCTGGATTGGCAGTGGAATGAAAAGATTATTCCTTATTGGAAGGAAGTCGGCAAGTATGCCCAGGATCGGGGCATTAAGATCGGCCTGGAGCTGCACGGCGGGTTCTCCGTGCATTCCCCGGGCACGATGCTTCGCCTGCGCGAAGCGACTTGCGACGCGATTGGAGCCAATCTGGATCCGAGCCATATGTGGTGGCAGGGCATCGACCCGGTACAGGCGGTCCGCATTCTCGGCAAGGAAAATGCGATTCATCACTTCCATGCGAAGGATACGACCATCGATCCGATCAATGTGAACAAGCATGGGGTTACGGATATGCAGTCGTATACGATGATGCTCGATCGGGCATGGCAGTTCCGTACCGTGGGCTATGGACATGACGTGAAGACGTGGGCGGATATCGTCAGCGCGCTTCGTCTCGTCGGCTACGATTATGTCGTTAGCATCGAGCATGAAGACGGCTTGATGTCCATCGACGAAGGCTTCACCAAAGCGGTGCAGAACCTGGAGCCGCTGCTGATGAAAGAGCCGCTCGGCGAGATGTGGTGGGTGTAATCCGTTCGCGGAGAAGACAATACAACAGATGATCTCAACATAACGATGGAAGGCGCGACCCGCAAGCCCGTCATCCACCCGATACATGGCGGGCCTGGCGGGACGCGAAAGGAGCATACAACGATGACACAGCGACGCAAAGTAACGATCTGGAATGAGTACCGGCACGAGCAGAACAATCCCAAAGTCGCCGAAGTGTACCCGAAGGGCATTCATCAAGCAATTGGCGAGGGGTTGGGCTCGGGTTACGATATCCGCTACGCTACTCTCGACATGCCGGAGCATGGCCTCACTGTAGAGGTGCTGAACGATACCGATGTCCTTATCTGGTGGGGGCATATGGCTCACCACGAGGTGGATGACGCTATCGTCGAGCGCGTGCATCAGCGGGTGCTGCACGGCATGGGGCTAATCGTTCTGCACTCGGGCCACTTCTCCAAAATCTTCAAAAAGCTGATGGGTACAGGCTGCGATTTGAAATGGCGCGAGGCGAATGACAAGGAGCGTCTATGGGTCGTAGCTCCGAACCATCCGATTGCCGAAGGAATCGGGGAATACTTCGAACTGGAGCGGGAGGAAATGTACGGCGAGCACTTCGACATTCCTCAGCCGGACGAATTGGTATTCGTCAGCTGGTTCACGGGCGGCGAGGTATTCCGCAGCGGCTGCTGTTACAATCGCGGCATGGGCAAAGTGTTCTACTTCCGTCCGGGCCATGAAACGTATCCTACGTATTACAACGAGAACGTGAAGCGGGTTATCGCCAATGCGGTGGAATGGGCGGCCCCGACGAAGCGGGCCTATCCGGCATACGGCAATGCGAAGCCGTTGGAACCGATGAACTGAAACCAGGACGATAACATATAGTTACGCCATGGCTGCCTTGGGCAGAGAGAGGACGGACTCCGTTCTTTCCGCCCAGGGCTTTTTGCTGATCCGGGGAAAGTAAAATAATCCAGGTGATTCCAAAGACAAAGATGTTCTATGTTCTGCCGCAGGCGAATGCGGCAGAGGGATGGCGAAGTCCTCGCTGATTACCGTCATCATTTTTAACTTCATGGCCTCGCGGAACGAGTACATTATGGCGCTGTTGTTCCTCTTGACGGAGACGAAGCGGACGCAGACACTGGGACTGACCTGTCTGATGGAGGTCCAGTGCTTCGCGACGGATTGGGGCGCCCTGTTCGCCGGACTCGTCCTCGTGATGATCCCGACGATAGCCGCCTACGCCCTGCTGCAGCGCCAGATGGCCGCAGGCAACAGCATGGGCAGATTGGAGGGCGAGGGGGCTTGTGCTCCCGTTGAGGATAGGGGCGTTATCCGGGCGCCGCTTAATGGTAACGAAAGTATAGGAACCCCGCTGGGACAGCGGGGTTTTGGGGTTGCCGGCGGAAGGGGTGAGGCCTTTATGCGGCGAGCTGACCCTTCCTGGCGTGACATATGGAAAAACACTGCCGTTATTCCGAACGGTCAGGACAGACCGGCGGACGAGCAGCGCCCACACCTATGCAACACACCTATGCAAAAGCGGGTACAGCCGTTACAATGAGGTAGAGAATAGATGAGGTGATTGCAGTGACAGAATGGTATGAACGAAGCTTCGGCCGCGATTATTTGCTCGTATACCGCCATCGGGATTTTCAGGGCGCAACGCAGGAAGTGCACGGAATGATGGAGTGGCTTCGGCTGCCGCAGTCTGCATCGATCCTCGATTTGTGCTGCGGCATGGGCCGGCATGCGCTGGCTCTCGCGGAAGCGGGCTACCGGGTAACCGGGGTAGATTTGTCCGAAGTGCTGCTGGAGGAAGCGATGGCACACGACACCCGCGGCCAGGTGAAGTTTCTCCGTGGCGATATGAGAGAACTCCCTGTAGAGGGACCGTTTGATGCGGTCGTGAATTTATTTACGTCTTTCGGCTATTTTACAGACAATGAGGACAATGCCCGCGTCTTCCAGGAAATCCATCGCGTTTTGAAGCCGCAGGGCCGCTTTATCGTCGATTTCCTGAATCCGTCCTATGTCCGGCAGCATCTGGTGCCATATTCGGAACGGGTGGACGGCGGGACGCGCATTGAGGAGCGGCGCCAGATTGAGAACGGGTTCGTCAAGAAGGCGATCACGCTGACGGATGCATCGGGCAGGGGGCCGCGTCAATATGAAGAACGTGTCCGGCTGTATGAATTGGCGGATTTCCGGAACATGATGGATAAGGCCGGGCTTGTCATCGATCAGATTCATGGCAGCTATGATGGCGCCGCTTATGATGAAGAGCAGTCCAAGCGCATGATTATGGTTGGACACCGGCCATAGCTCGCCGTTGGCTGCACACGCCAGACTTCGGCTCCTGTGGTCTTGACGGCGGCGATGGAACTATGGATATAGGCTTCGGCTGCATGCTTCCGCAGAGCGCTGCCGGAGGCGTCTCCGGACCGGAAAGCGAGGTATACATAGATGAACGATAACGATATCCGACATCCACAAGAGGAAGGCGCCCATCCGGCTCAGTTGCACCGGCCGGCTGATGGGGTGCTGCAGGCGCGTATTCCGCTTCCGTACTCCCTTCGCTGGGTGAACAGTTATCTGTTGAAAGGGCCGGAAGGGTATACGATTGTCGATCCGGGCTTGGGGACTGAAGAGGCCGAAGCCTGCTGGGCGGCGCTGTTGAGCGAGCTGGACGGGCCCGTCGCCCGCATTGTCCTAACCCATTACCATCCGGATCATCTCGGGATGGCCGGGCGGCTGCAGCGGCAGCTTGATATCCCGGTTCTGATCTCGGAGACCGGTTGGGAGCATGCGCTGCGCCTGTGGGGGCCGGGTCAGCGGATGTCCGAAGCGATGATGGCCTTATTCGCGGAACATGGCGTTCCGGCCCCGATCGTCGCGTCCACCGAGGCGCATATGGACGGCTTCCTTCCGCTCGTCGCGCCGCTGCCTCAGGTGGAGTTCCTTGGCGACGGCGAGCAGACCGCGTTCGGCGGCCGGACCTGGGACGTGGTCGAGACGGCCGGGCATGCCCCTGGGCATCTCAGCTTCTATCATGCCGCCAGCGGCTTAATGCTGGCAGGGGATCATGTCCTGCCGCAGATTTCGCCGAATGTGAGCTATATGCCGGGGAGTGACCCCCAGCCGCTCCAATCGTATTTGGAGGGCCTCGCACGGCTCAGGAGCTGCCAGGTGGAGCTCGCGCTGCCGGGCCACCGCCATCCGTTCCGGCATTATGCGGCCCGCATCGATGAGCTGCTGCGCCACCATGAGGAGCGGCTGGCAGCGATTGCAGCGCTGCTGGCGGAGGAAGCGCGCACCGCTTACGACGTATGCGTGCGATGCTTCGGCAGTCCGGAGCGCCTCACCATCCATCAATTCCGCTTCGCGATGGGCGAAGCGCTGGCCCATCTGCTGGAACTGGAGCGGAGGGGAGAAGTGCGGCGGACTCCGTTGTCCGCATCGGCACCGGTCCGCTTCCATTCCTGCTGACACAATATGGGTGTCTCGCAAGCATTGCAAAAAGATTGGGACGACGAGCGAACAGAGATTGTGGAGGCCGGTAAAACAGCGGCGAGTACACCGAGATTGTGCAGGCGGGAAAAATGGCTACGGGCTCGCGAAGCGGGCAAAGCTGGGGAAGATGGGTGAGGCAGTGAAATCCTGCGTGAATGCAGCAATTTACTCTATCTGAGCCGCTATTTGATGAAAGTCCTGCAAAAGTCAGGCCGTTGGAAAACCCCTGTTTTTTACGAAGGGGTGGAGATTCTCCATTTCCTAATCAAAACTTGGCTCTCAGAGCGTTTTAAATCGATTTTTTCTACTGAGAGACGAGATCCACCACGTAAAAAATGAAGTGCCGAAAATTCCCCTGGACTTTCTCACCGGCCTCATTTTACGGGATCCAAGAGACCGCGTCGGATCCTGGGGGCATCATCGCCTTCAAGAGGCATCGTTGCCTCCTGGGGTTTGAACATGTGGAGGGAATTGCTGCTATTTTACAGGAATTTCGGCTCAATGAGTCACATCCCGAGGAATTGCTGCAAATCTACATCATTTTAGGCCCTTTTGCTTCAAGTCGAAGCGAAACGGGTGAAATTCCTGCAGTTTTGCAGGATTCTCTTTCTGGGAAAGTCGTCCATATCGAATTGCTGTATTTTCGCAGGATTTCGCTTCCTGAATAGGTGTAGAAATCGTGCAGTTTTGCAGATTTCGCTTACCGAATAGGTGTGTCTGGAGAAATCGTGCAGTTTTTCGGATTCCGCCTACCGGATAGACGTATCTAGGGAAATGGTGCAGTTTTCAGGCCGTTGGAAAACCCCTGTTTTTTACGAAGGGGTGGAGATTGTCCATCTTCCTGCTCACAACTCGGCACCCATAGCGTTTTAAATCGATTTTTTCTACGGAGGGACGAGATCCACCACATAAAAAAATGAAGTGCCAAAAAATCCCTTGGACTTTCTCAACAGCCTGAGTTTTGCAGCAAGTGCTGTAACGGAGTACCCGTCATAAAGGGAAACTGCATTATCACAGCTTTTTAGCAGGCTGAGGTGTGGTGAGCAGGCTAAGCTGTGTTCAACAGGCTGAACTAGGTTCAGCGGGCTGAGTTGTGTTCAACAGACTGAGGTGTGTTCAGCAGGCAAAGCTGTCTTCAGCAGGCTGAGTTGTGAGAAGCAGGGGGGCGGGGTTGTCTCGCTATGGCTAAACACTGCTTACGGGTATATTATAGGGACAGCCCCTGGCGTCAAGCCCGGTTCCGATGAACCGGGCTCTGTCCGCATGCGCTTCGTTCCTGAATGCCCGGAACGGCGGAGTTACGATTCCAGCGCTTTCATCTCTTCCTCGCGCTCCGCCTGCTTGCGGTGCGCGATGCGGCTGCTGGCCGCCGCGGCGATGGCTCCGACGATATCATCCAGGTACGTATGAATCTGGCCGTCGCTTTTATCGTTCAGCTTCTTCAGTATGCCCGGCTTCATTTTGTCTACATATCCGTAATTGGTGAAGCCGATACTGCCGTACACGTTCACGATGGAGAAGGCCAATATTTCATCGACGCCGTACAGGCTCTCGTCGTTCTCTATCATTTCCTGCAGGGCCGGAATGAGCTTGCCCTCCTCCGCCAAAATATCGAGCTGGATGCCGGTCAGCACGGCATTCTGTACTTCCCGCTTCAGAAGCACCTGCTCGACGTTATATTTGCAATATTCTATCGTCAGCTCCGGGAAGTACTGCCGCTGCAAAAACATGACCAGATCGGCGATCTGGTCCACCGTAATACCCCGCTTATGGAGCCATTCGCGAGTGGCGTTCTCGACTTTATCACTGTCCAGACTATAAGGCTTTTTGGCCTCGGCGGGCACGTTCACATCTGTCGGTTGATTCATCGTTGAGCACCTCTTTTTTCTTCATTTCCATAGCGTGTGGATTCATCACATCACTTATGTATTCGACAGCGAACACCCATAACCTTCCTTCCCAAGCATGAAAAACTTGGACGAGTGCCCGCAACCGAAATCCGGCCAACAACTTGTCATGAAGCGGACAGCTTGCTCGTATACATAGGACAAACGGGGGGAGACTTCACCGTCTCCTGCAACGAACTTGAAGGAGGTTGTATCGCTCATGAGGCGGACAAGTGGTTGGCGGCAAGGAAGTCTGGCGGTAATTCTGACACTCCCTTTTCTATTGAGTGCCTGCGGAGGCGGCGACGGGGCCATTGACGCGCCTCCATCCGATATCGAAGCGAGGATGATGGCGGAAGTGGAAGGCGGATCGGGTTCCCCCGGCACGAGTCTAACTGGGCAGGAGGATGCGCAGATGGACGCCAACATGACGGTCTATCTGCGGGATCGGAACGGTTATCTGGCCCCGATCTCCTACCAATGGGATGCGTCGGATGCGAAGGGCCTCGCTCAAGTCTCGCTGGAGCTGCTCGTGAAGCAGGGCTTGCACAGCGCCAAGCTTCCTGCCGGATTCGAGGCGGTGCTGCCCCAAGGAACAGGTGTTACGAATGTGACGTTGAAGCCGGATCAGAAGCTGGCGATTGTGGAGCTGTCGAAGGAGTTCGCCAATTATGAGCCGGCCGAGGAACGGCAGATGGTAGAAGCGATAACGTGGACGCTGACATCGCAGCCGGACGTGGAGAACGTCCAGCTGTGGATGGATTCGCATAAATTGAATGAAATGCCGAAAAACGGCACGCCATTGGATATCCCGTTGAACCGCCAGTTCGGAATCAATGTGGAGAAATCCAATTCGGTCAATTATTTGCGCTCGATGCCGTTGACTCTTTATTTCTCAAGCTACAGCGAAGAGGGCAAGTCCTACTTCGTGCCGGTCACCCGT
Proteins encoded in this region:
- a CDS encoding sugar phosphate isomerase/epimerase family protein, with product MKLGVFLVLYGQLSLEEALDTVAAKGVEAVEIGTGGYPGNKHCNPHELLADEAKQRAFKEAVESRGLIISALSCHGNPLHPQKDIAKAFHDDFMATIDLAAKLGVPVVNGFSGCPGDHEGAKYPNWPVAPWPNDYQEILDWQWNEKIIPYWKEVGKYAQDRGIKIGLELHGGFSVHSPGTMLRLREATCDAIGANLDPSHMWWQGIDPVQAVRILGKENAIHHFHAKDTTIDPINVNKHGVTDMQSYTMMLDRAWQFRTVGYGHDVKTWADIVSALRLVGYDYVVSIEHEDGLMSIDEGFTKAVQNLEPLLMKEPLGEMWWV
- a CDS encoding ThuA domain-containing protein encodes the protein MTQRRKVTIWNEYRHEQNNPKVAEVYPKGIHQAIGEGLGSGYDIRYATLDMPEHGLTVEVLNDTDVLIWWGHMAHHEVDDAIVERVHQRVLHGMGLIVLHSGHFSKIFKKLMGTGCDLKWREANDKERLWVVAPNHPIAEGIGEYFELEREEMYGEHFDIPQPDELVFVSWFTGGEVFRSGCCYNRGMGKVFYFRPGHETYPTYYNENVKRVIANAVEWAAPTKRAYPAYGNAKPLEPMN
- a CDS encoding carbohydrate ABC transporter permease, giving the protein MAKSSLITVIIFNFMASRNEYIMALLFLLTETKRTQTLGLTCLMEVQCFATDWGALFAGLVLVMIPTIAAYALLQRQMAAGNSMGRLEGEGACAPVEDRGVIRAPLNGNESIGTPLGQRGFGVAGGRGEAFMRRADPSWRDIWKNTAVIPNGQDRPADEQRPHLCNTPMQKRVQPLQ
- a CDS encoding class I SAM-dependent methyltransferase; its protein translation is MTEWYERSFGRDYLLVYRHRDFQGATQEVHGMMEWLRLPQSASILDLCCGMGRHALALAEAGYRVTGVDLSEVLLEEAMAHDTRGQVKFLRGDMRELPVEGPFDAVVNLFTSFGYFTDNEDNARVFQEIHRVLKPQGRFIVDFLNPSYVRQHLVPYSERVDGGTRIEERRQIENGFVKKAITLTDASGRGPRQYEERVRLYELADFRNMMDKAGLVIDQIHGSYDGAAYDEEQSKRMIMVGHRP
- a CDS encoding MBL fold metallo-hydrolase, which translates into the protein MNDNDIRHPQEEGAHPAQLHRPADGVLQARIPLPYSLRWVNSYLLKGPEGYTIVDPGLGTEEAEACWAALLSELDGPVARIVLTHYHPDHLGMAGRLQRQLDIPVLISETGWEHALRLWGPGQRMSEAMMALFAEHGVPAPIVASTEAHMDGFLPLVAPLPQVEFLGDGEQTAFGGRTWDVVETAGHAPGHLSFYHAASGLMLAGDHVLPQISPNVSYMPGSDPQPLQSYLEGLARLRSCQVELALPGHRHPFRHYAARIDELLRHHEERLAAIAALLAEEARTAYDVCVRCFGSPERLTIHQFRFAMGEALAHLLELERRGEVRRTPLSASAPVRFHSC
- a CDS encoding phosphatidylglycerophosphatase A family protein; translated protein: MNQPTDVNVPAEAKKPYSLDSDKVENATREWLHKRGITVDQIADLVMFLQRQYFPELTIEYCKYNVEQVLLKREVQNAVLTGIQLDILAEEGKLIPALQEMIENDESLYGVDEILAFSIVNVYGSIGFTNYGYVDKMKPGILKKLNDKSDGQIHTYLDDIVGAIAAAASSRIAHRKQAEREEEMKALES
- a CDS encoding GerMN domain-containing protein; amino-acid sequence: MRRTSGWRQGSLAVILTLPFLLSACGGGDGAIDAPPSDIEARMMAEVEGGSGSPGTSLTGQEDAQMDANMTVYLRDRNGYLAPISYQWDASDAKGLAQVSLELLVKQGLHSAKLPAGFEAVLPQGTGVTNVTLKPDQKLAIVELSKEFANYEPAEERQMVEAITWTLTSQPDVENVQLWMDSHKLNEMPKNGTPLDIPLNRQFGINVEKSNSVNYLRSMPLTLYFSSYSEEGKSYFVPVTRLVEPSDNPIAATLEQIIAGPLNPKTLERVASDETTVSAIAQEGDTLTVDLADTMFEAGEPVPAELLKAVVLSLTEREGIAKVRIKMNGNADIQGTDKKNYSEPVARPVINPAWKG